The Bradyrhizobium sp. WBAH42 genome includes a window with the following:
- a CDS encoding penicillin-binding protein activator translates to MLGPRHPKSPVPGSRSPGATRRTALGLLLGAPVLSACAGVQQSLSQFSNPFSSSAPPAQPAGPQQQATTAGTGGVKVGLILPLSAAGNAGLAAQSMRNASEMALAEFQNPNIQLLIKDDNGSPQGAQAGAQQAVDEGAEIILGPLFAQSVPAVAQVARTRGIPVIAFSTDSSIAGRGVYLLSFLPESDVNRIVEYSAGIGKRSFAVLVPDNAYGNVVEAAVKAAVPRRGGRIVAFEKYGADRATPARTVAQQLGSADALFIADDGDAVVSVADAMTAAGANLRNIQLLGTGLWDNPRVYASAALQSGLYAAPDPAGFRAFSGRYRTKYGAEPIRTATLAYDAVALVAALARTQGGQRFSSDVLTNPSGFAGIDGLFRFRADGTNERGLAVMKVTQGGGAAVAGSPKSFGA, encoded by the coding sequence ATGCTGGGCCCGCGTCATCCAAAGTCTCCCGTTCCGGGGTCCCGATCGCCAGGGGCGACCCGGCGGACTGCGCTCGGCCTGTTGCTCGGCGCGCCCGTGCTGTCGGCCTGCGCCGGCGTGCAGCAAAGTCTCAGCCAGTTCTCCAACCCGTTCTCGAGCTCCGCACCGCCGGCCCAGCCGGCAGGTCCGCAGCAGCAGGCGACGACCGCCGGCACCGGCGGCGTGAAGGTCGGTCTGATCCTGCCGCTCTCCGCTGCCGGTAACGCCGGGCTCGCCGCGCAATCGATGCGCAATGCCTCCGAGATGGCGCTGGCCGAGTTCCAGAACCCGAACATCCAGCTCCTGATCAAGGACGACAATGGCAGCCCGCAAGGCGCGCAAGCCGGCGCGCAGCAGGCGGTCGACGAGGGCGCCGAGATCATCCTCGGGCCGCTGTTTGCGCAATCGGTGCCGGCGGTGGCGCAGGTCGCGCGCACGCGCGGCATCCCGGTGATCGCGTTCTCGACGGATTCCAGCATCGCCGGCCGCGGCGTCTATCTGTTGTCGTTCCTGCCGGAGTCCGACGTCAACCGCATCGTCGAATATTCCGCCGGCATCGGAAAGCGCTCCTTCGCCGTGCTGGTACCCGACAACGCCTATGGCAATGTCGTCGAGGCCGCGGTGAAGGCGGCGGTGCCGCGGCGGGGCGGGCGCATCGTCGCGTTCGAGAAATATGGCGCCGATCGTGCCACCCCCGCGCGCACCGTGGCGCAGCAGCTCGGCAGCGCGGACGCGCTGTTCATTGCCGATGACGGCGATGCGGTCGTGTCAGTGGCGGATGCGATGACGGCCGCGGGCGCGAACCTGCGCAACATCCAGCTGCTCGGCACCGGCCTGTGGGACAATCCGCGCGTCTATGCCAGCGCCGCGCTGCAGAGTGGCCTCTACGCCGCGCCCGACCCGGCCGGTTTTCGCGCGTTCTCCGGCCGCTACCGCACCAAATACGGCGCGGAGCCGATCCGCACCGCAACGCTCGCCTATGATGCGGTCGCACTCGTCGCCGCGCTGGCGCGCACGCAAGGCGGCCAGCGCTTCTCCTCCGACGTGCTCACCAACCCCTCCGGCTTTGCCGGCATCGACGGCCTGTTCCGCTTCCGCGCGGATGGCACGAATGAACGGGGCCTTGCCGTGATGAAGGTGACGCAAGGCGGCGGTGCTGCGGTGGCGGGATCGCCGAAGAGCTTTGGGGCGTAG